A region of Paractinoplanes abujensis DNA encodes the following proteins:
- a CDS encoding tryptophan 2,3-dioxygenase, which produces MVDTVRPTTAEERDARTARNGGAPTLEFGRRVPYDSYVHASTLHTLQRTLSGDPGEMSFLMVSQIMELYFGLLRHELEQAREHVRNDEVWPALAPLRRAALHLEGLNAAWQTLRWMTPADFNTFRDLLGEGSGFQSAMYRQVEFLLGLRTKSLMRPFKGTTAYGELEVALHRASLWDEVIALLARRGHDLTPGLLERDVADEHEADQSVARAWVRVYRDTGPENHLRLLGEALTEVADRFGDWRYLHLKAVQRTMGAKSGTGGSNGLAFLQRSMSRPVFPELWTSRTEM; this is translated from the coding sequence ATCGTGGATACTGTGCGGCCGACCACCGCCGAGGAGCGCGACGCTCGTACGGCGCGCAACGGCGGGGCGCCCACGCTGGAGTTCGGGCGGCGGGTGCCGTACGACTCGTACGTGCACGCCAGCACCCTGCACACGCTGCAGCGCACCCTGAGCGGTGACCCCGGCGAGATGTCGTTCCTCATGGTCAGCCAGATCATGGAGCTGTACTTCGGCCTGCTCCGGCACGAGCTGGAGCAGGCCCGCGAGCACGTGCGCAACGACGAGGTGTGGCCCGCGCTGGCCCCGTTGCGCCGGGCCGCGCTGCATCTGGAGGGCCTCAACGCGGCCTGGCAGACGCTGCGCTGGATGACCCCGGCCGACTTCAACACGTTCCGCGACCTGCTCGGCGAGGGCTCGGGCTTCCAGTCGGCGATGTACCGTCAGGTCGAGTTCCTGCTCGGGCTGCGCACCAAGTCGCTGATGCGTCCGTTCAAGGGCACTACGGCGTACGGCGAACTGGAAGTGGCCCTGCACCGCGCGAGCCTGTGGGACGAGGTGATCGCGCTGCTCGCCCGCCGGGGTCACGACCTCACGCCCGGGCTGCTGGAGCGGGACGTCGCCGACGAGCACGAGGCCGACCAGTCGGTCGCCCGCGCCTGGGTGCGCGTTTATCGTGATACCGGCCCGGAGAACCACCTCAGGCTGCTGGGTGAGGCGCTGACCGAGGTCGCCGACCGTTTCGGTGACTGGCGTTACCTGCATCTCAAGGCGGTGCAAAGAACAATGGGGGCCAAGAGCGGCACGGGCGGCTCCAACGGGCTGGCCTTCCTGCAGCGCAGTATGAGCCGGCCGGTCTTCCCGGAGCTGTGGACCTCGCGGACGGAGATGTAA
- a CDS encoding Lrp/AsnC family transcriptional regulator, which translates to MDAMDWALLRELQEDARLSYSELSRRVHLSPPAVAERVRRLEETGVIRGYHAHVDLAKAGRTVLGLIRMSCYGPTCVLRDDKVATWPEVLEINRVTGDTCCVLKVAAVSMEAFADVTDRLGTYGTPSSTMILATPLDWQPIAPPPRF; encoded by the coding sequence TTGGACGCGATGGACTGGGCCCTGCTGCGCGAACTGCAGGAGGACGCGCGCCTGTCCTACAGCGAGCTCTCCCGCCGGGTGCACTTGTCGCCCCCCGCGGTGGCCGAGCGGGTGCGGCGGCTCGAGGAGACCGGGGTGATCCGGGGGTATCACGCCCACGTCGACCTGGCCAAGGCCGGCCGTACGGTCCTCGGGCTGATCCGCATGTCCTGCTACGGCCCGACGTGTGTGCTGCGCGACGACAAGGTGGCCACGTGGCCCGAGGTGCTGGAGATCAACCGGGTCACCGGCGACACCTGTTGCGTGCTCAAAGTGGCGGCTGTCTCGATGGAAGCGTTCGCCGACGTCACCGACCGGCTCGGCACCTACGGCACGCCGTCCAGCACGATGATCCTGGCGACGCCGCTGGACTGGCAGCCCATCGCGCCGCCACCCCGTTTTTAG
- a CDS encoding helix-turn-helix domain-containing protein — protein MTEPLEDASAVQVGPRIREFRKQRGLTLRSLAARSGLSIGFLSQVERGISSIGLTALGSVATALGHSVADFFDAPAAPGAPDPVVVPMPRHFTLTRGENAAVQYVSGQQTYRMLSDRGAGLVLEPMVVHIAPGGRREVAYGHAGEEFAYVISGELLYEVDGVEHRLHPGDSVHLRSSVPHSMYNDTSEVTTVVSVVTPRLF, from the coding sequence GTGACCGAACCGCTCGAAGACGCCTCGGCCGTGCAGGTCGGTCCGCGCATCCGCGAGTTCCGCAAGCAGCGCGGCCTGACCCTGCGCAGCCTGGCCGCCCGCTCCGGCCTTTCGATCGGGTTCCTGTCGCAGGTCGAGCGGGGCATCTCGTCGATCGGGCTGACCGCGCTGGGCAGCGTGGCGACCGCGCTCGGGCACTCGGTGGCCGACTTCTTCGACGCTCCGGCCGCCCCCGGCGCGCCCGACCCGGTCGTGGTGCCGATGCCGCGGCACTTCACGCTGACCCGGGGCGAGAACGCGGCCGTGCAATACGTGTCGGGCCAGCAGACTTACCGCATGCTGTCCGATCGCGGGGCCGGGCTGGTGCTCGAGCCGATGGTGGTGCACATCGCGCCGGGCGGGCGGCGGGAGGTCGCGTACGGGCACGCCGGCGAGGAATTCGCGTACGTGATCTCGGGCGAACTGCTCTACGAGGTCGACGGCGTGGAGCACCGGCTGCACCCGGGCGACAGCGTGCACCTGCGCTCGTCGGTGCCGCACAGCATGTACAACGACACGTCAGAGGTGACCACCGTGGTCTCGGTGGTCACCCCGCGCCTCTTCTGA